A portion of the Candidatus Woesearchaeota archaeon genome contains these proteins:
- a CDS encoding NUDIX domain-containing protein encodes MAHDEKVDIVDSEDRVIGEDTKERCHLSGKRHRCAAIYVMNEGKLFLQIRADHKKVEPGKMDHSAAGHVKKGENYEDAAVRELEEELGIKTNLTFLGKAAENKTHTDGRDIKHIFQMYIAEHDGAIKLNKDELKGIALIEPEEIEKMIKEKPSQFAQGFLETFPTFIEWYREFGNLP; translated from the coding sequence ATGGCACATGATGAAAAGGTCGATATAGTGGACAGCGAAGACAGAGTGATAGGCGAGGACACAAAAGAGAGATGCCACCTATCAGGGAAAAGGCACAGATGCGCGGCCATATACGTGATGAACGAAGGCAAGCTGTTCCTGCAGATACGCGCAGACCACAAGAAAGTGGAGCCTGGCAAGATGGACCATTCAGCAGCAGGGCATGTCAAGAAAGGGGAGAATTATGAAGACGCAGCTGTAAGAGAGCTTGAAGAGGAACTAGGGATAAAGACAAACCTCACATTCCTGGGAAAAGCCGCAGAGAACAAGACCCACACTGATGGGAGGGACATAAAACACATCTTCCAGATGTACATAGCAGAGCACGACGGTGCCATAAAGCTAAACAAGGACGAGCTCAAGGGCATTGCGCTTATAGAACCTGAAGAGATAGAAAAAATGATAAAAGAGAAACCTTCACAGTTCGCCCAAGGATTCCTAGAGACATTCCCCACATTCATCGAATGGTACAGGGAATTCGGGAATCTGCCCTAA
- a CDS encoding DUF2179 domain-containing protein: protein MALAFFDSNLYAYFIIPVLIFCARVVDVSIGTIRVIFISRGFKYLAPVMGFFEVLIWLLAIRQILLNLSNVFCFLAYGLGFAAGTYVGMVIEERISMGKVIIRIITGRDAVQLLDALKSKRYTFTTIGADGPDDKVKIIFTIINRHDTKKVLDLVNEYNPNAFCSIEDVRFSFDGDVSESHQRDSSFLSRMKKLVK, encoded by the coding sequence ATGGCGCTTGCTTTTTTTGATTCGAATCTGTATGCTTATTTCATCATACCTGTCTTGATATTCTGTGCAAGGGTTGTTGATGTCAGCATTGGCACTATTCGTGTCATATTCATCTCCAGGGGCTTCAAGTATCTGGCTCCTGTCATGGGTTTCTTTGAAGTGCTGATTTGGCTTTTAGCTATCAGGCAGATACTTCTTAATCTCTCCAATGTTTTCTGCTTCCTGGCTTATGGGCTGGGTTTTGCAGCCGGGACCTATGTCGGCATGGTGATAGAGGAGAGGATCTCTATGGGCAAGGTCATTATCAGGATAATAACAGGCAGGGATGCAGTCCAGCTATTGGATGCCCTGAAAAGCAAAAGATACACCTTTACCACGATCGGCGCTGATGGTCCTGATGACAAGGTGAAGATAATCTTCACAATCATAAACCGCCATGACACCAAGAAGGTGCTTGATCTTGTCAATGAATATAACCCAAATGCTTTCTGTTCAATAGAGGATGTGAGGTTCTCTTTTGATGGTGATGTCTCTGAATCCCATCAGAGGGACAGCTCTTTCCTGTCCAGGATGAAGAAATTGGTGAAGTGA
- a CDS encoding tripartite tricarboxylate transporter permease, with product MIIEIIIAVIIGIGAGIFTGLSPGIHINLVSVLLLSLSPLLLQFTTPLILACFIISMSVTQTFIDPIPATFLGAPESESALGVLPGHRYLLKGMGYTAVKLTVIGSIGAMILSIIMFPFLIPFVKHIYPILQGYMGYILLGVVIFMILREKKKMWAIIIFGLSGILGLIVMNYSFKDPLFPLFSGLYGISTLLISLNENEKIPKQKDKQELKLDTWQTTKALLSGQFSGFITAVFPGLGAATAAVISMQITRKLGDQGFMILIGSISTVNFVLSLVAFYAIDKARNGSIIAVQKLMPEISIPIIIVYLCCGLIAGSISVYLCLKITRWFSTAITKVNYRAVVLGVIGLIIILVCVLTRWQGLLILFVGTCIGLIPAIVKTSRTHAMGSLLLPVMCYFLL from the coding sequence ATGATTATAGAAATAATAATCGCAGTAATCATCGGGATCGGCGCAGGCATATTCACAGGCCTGTCCCCTGGAATCCACATAAATCTCGTCTCTGTACTGCTGCTCAGCCTAAGCCCGCTGCTGCTGCAATTCACAACACCGCTCATACTTGCATGCTTCATAATATCAATGTCTGTCACACAGACATTCATAGATCCTATACCAGCAACATTCTTAGGGGCGCCGGAATCAGAGAGTGCACTGGGAGTGCTTCCAGGCCACAGGTACCTGCTGAAAGGCATGGGCTATACTGCAGTCAAGCTGACAGTGATAGGAAGCATCGGGGCAATGATACTGAGCATAATCATGTTCCCATTCCTCATACCATTTGTGAAGCACATATATCCGATATTGCAGGGATACATGGGATACATACTGCTTGGGGTCGTGATATTCATGATCCTCAGGGAGAAGAAAAAGATGTGGGCCATCATAATATTCGGGCTTTCAGGGATTCTCGGGCTCATAGTGATGAACTACAGCTTCAAGGACCCCTTATTCCCACTATTCTCAGGATTGTATGGGATAAGCACACTACTGATCTCGCTGAATGAGAATGAGAAGATACCAAAACAGAAAGATAAACAGGAGCTGAAGCTTGATACATGGCAGACGACAAAAGCGCTTCTCTCAGGCCAGTTCTCTGGATTCATAACAGCAGTCTTCCCGGGATTAGGGGCAGCGACAGCAGCTGTGATAAGCATGCAGATAACAAGAAAACTCGGGGACCAGGGATTCATGATACTCATCGGGAGCATAAGCACTGTCAATTTCGTGCTATCGCTTGTGGCATTCTATGCCATAGACAAGGCAAGGAACGGAAGCATAATAGCGGTGCAGAAGCTGATGCCGGAGATAAGCATACCAATAATCATCGTCTATCTGTGCTGCGGACTGATTGCCGGGAGCATATCTGTATATCTGTGCCTGAAGATAACAAGATGGTTCTCTACAGCAATAACAAAAGTCAACTATAGGGCTGTGGTGCTAGGAGTCATAGGACTGATAATAATACTTGTCTGTGTGCTGACAAGATGGCAGGGACTGCTGATATTATTTGTGGGAACATGCATCGGGCTGATACCTGCTATAGTCAAGACGAGCAGGACACATGCAATGGGATCATTGCTATTGCCTGTGATGTGCTATTTCTTACTTTGA
- a CDS encoding adenylosuccinate synthetase codes for MRSDVAFIGGQNGDEGKGKCVYTVTDHAIGRYHLLDVPSSRILAVRYQGAHNAGHTVIIDGVKYQLHHVTSSIITPEVYGLLGRGMYIEPRSLLEEIELLRSRGIKITPDNLGISSNAHVILDYHTAEDQGCYNLKEHTSTGRGIKQVARDKYFRTGMRFIEFLDKGLMMKILEEKAFPAGVPPGLRSFGEFADSYDNQRRGLEGFLADDDDVFFDPRFVFAVEEGAQGALIDIDVGQYPGITSSHPTNPPNRPKNIVVVYKFTVSSVGIGDRPFMTEMPDDLQDKVRQVWGEYGTSTGKPRHLGWFDCIAAEKTLRAIKGDYVAGTCLDRLEVFSELGVRPKVAVAYELDNRVYTRWDISFNKRGVLSQVKPIYKEFDPWDRTVEADHKTLTPPARKYVDFIEQFLGHRFFMIGTGPEDHQVIIDKSSMDKILNL; via the coding sequence ATGAGGTCAGATGTGGCATTTATCGGGGGCCAGAATGGTGATGAGGGCAAGGGCAAGTGTGTCTATACTGTCACCGATCACGCAATTGGCAGGTATCATCTTCTTGATGTTCCAAGCAGCAGGATTCTTGCAGTCAGATATCAGGGTGCCCACAATGCGGGCCATACAGTTATCATTGATGGTGTTAAATATCAGCTTCATCATGTCACCAGCAGCATCATCACACCCGAGGTTTATGGACTTCTTGGCAGGGGGATGTATATTGAGCCGAGATCACTCCTTGAGGAGATTGAATTGTTGAGGAGCAGGGGCATCAAGATAACCCCGGATAATTTAGGTATCTCTTCAAATGCTCATGTCATCCTTGATTATCATACTGCTGAGGATCAGGGGTGTTATAATCTCAAGGAGCATACCTCCACTGGCAGGGGCATCAAGCAGGTTGCAAGGGATAAGTATTTCAGGACCGGCATGAGGTTCATTGAGTTTCTCGATAAGGGATTGATGATGAAAATCCTTGAGGAAAAGGCTTTTCCAGCCGGTGTGCCGCCGGGATTGAGGTCTTTTGGGGAATTTGCGGATTCTTATGATAATCAGAGGAGGGGTCTGGAAGGTTTCTTGGCTGATGATGATGATGTTTTCTTTGATCCCAGATTTGTTTTTGCTGTCGAAGAGGGAGCCCAGGGAGCCTTGATTGACATTGATGTCGGCCAATATCCAGGTATTACCTCTTCACATCCTACAAATCCTCCTAACAGGCCGAAGAATATTGTTGTTGTTTATAAGTTCACTGTCAGCAGCGTCGGTATAGGTGACAGGCCATTCATGACTGAGATGCCTGATGACCTGCAGGATAAGGTGAGGCAGGTATGGGGGGAATATGGCACGAGCACTGGAAAGCCGAGGCATCTTGGGTGGTTTGATTGCATTGCTGCAGAGAAGACCCTGCGAGCTATAAAAGGGGATTATGTTGCCGGGACATGCCTTGACAGGCTTGAGGTTTTTTCAGAGCTGGGTGTCAGGCCAAAAGTTGCTGTGGCTTATGAGCTCGACAACAGGGTTTATACCAGATGGGACATATCATTCAACAAAAGAGGTGTTCTCTCCCAGGTCAAGCCAATCTATAAGGAATTTGATCCTTGGGACAGGACTGTGGAAGCTGACCACAAGACCTTGACTCCTCCGGCAAGAAAGTATGTCGATTTCATTGAGCAGTTTCTGGGTCACAGGTTTTTCATGATCGGCACCGGGCCTGAGGATCATCAGGTGATTATTGATAAGTCAAGCATGGATAAGATATTGAATTTATGA
- a CDS encoding IMP dehydrogenase, whose translation MNIGDIKLSDVLNRLEFDIRINRAVDEFFLASQLMQEALSYDDVTFVPRFTNVYPKDVDVSSRFSRNVPLKIPIVSAAMDRVTRYKMGIAMAKEGGLGIIDKSMSPEEQKEEIRRVKYHLNCPIEGPITVKESDTIEEILDRADERGWSFRSFPVVNEAGNLVGLLTGNDFDLCDDPSQKACDIMTTGLITADRTTTPDKAYRMMVDEGKKVIPVVDGGKIVAMYLLSDVKRTMTESYKAYNVDENGQLRVGAAIGDGLDALDRLEVILKAHPDVIVIDTAHASTTNAVRTLREIKAKYPDLDVVVGNISSAVQAAELVKYDPDGIKVGQGPGSICTTRKITGGGIPQVTAIYEVYEVARAKGIPVIADGGIKYSGDIAKAIIAGAHSVMVGMMLAGSEEAPGEIVLSGSRQMKDYRGMGSLAAMRESRQARARYQQGEVADEKLVPEGVEALVPYTGPIANTIVQLVGGLRSGMGMAGAANLEQLRDQVTFRKMTGAGHLESHVHDVKVVNDPPNYHKPGSS comes from the coding sequence ATGAATATTGGTGATATTAAACTGTCGGATGTATTGAATCGTCTTGAATTTGATATTAGGATAAACCGTGCTGTGGATGAGTTCTTCCTGGCATCCCAGCTCATGCAGGAGGCTTTGAGCTATGACGACGTCACTTTTGTCCCAAGATTCACGAACGTCTATCCGAAGGATGTTGATGTATCTTCTAGATTCTCAAGGAATGTCCCATTGAAGATTCCGATTGTTAGTGCTGCGATGGATAGGGTTACTAGGTATAAGATGGGGATTGCGATGGCCAAGGAAGGTGGTCTTGGCATAATTGATAAGAGCATGTCTCCTGAGGAGCAGAAAGAAGAGATAAGACGGGTCAAGTATCATTTGAATTGTCCGATTGAAGGGCCTATAACTGTCAAGGAGTCAGATACCATAGAGGAGATTCTGGACAGGGCAGATGAGAGGGGCTGGTCTTTCAGGAGCTTTCCTGTCGTCAATGAAGCAGGGAACCTTGTCGGTCTCCTTACAGGCAATGATTTTGATCTCTGTGATGACCCTTCTCAGAAGGCATGTGATATAATGACCACTGGTTTGATAACCGCTGACAGGACCACAACCCCTGATAAGGCTTATCGGATGATGGTTGATGAGGGCAAGAAGGTGATTCCTGTTGTAGATGGGGGCAAGATTGTTGCCATGTACTTGCTGAGCGACGTCAAGAGGACCATGACCGAATCCTATAAGGCTTACAATGTCGACGAGAATGGCCAGCTGAGGGTCGGTGCTGCTATAGGTGATGGTCTTGATGCCTTGGATAGGCTTGAGGTAATCCTGAAGGCACACCCTGATGTTATTGTCATTGATACTGCTCATGCCAGCACCACAAATGCCGTCAGGACATTGAGGGAGATAAAGGCCAAATACCCGGATCTTGATGTTGTCGTCGGCAATATCTCATCTGCTGTCCAGGCTGCAGAGCTTGTGAAGTATGACCCGGACGGCATCAAGGTCGGCCAAGGCCCTGGTTCCATCTGCACTACAAGGAAAATAACCGGCGGCGGCATCCCCCAGGTCACAGCAATCTATGAAGTGTATGAAGTCGCCAGGGCCAAAGGCATCCCTGTTATTGCAGATGGCGGCATCAAGTATTCTGGTGATATTGCCAAGGCCATCATTGCAGGAGCCCATTCTGTCATGGTAGGCATGATGCTTGCAGGCTCTGAAGAGGCGCCTGGTGAGATTGTCCTTTCTGGCAGCCGGCAGATGAAGGATTACAGGGGCATGGGGAGCCTTGCTGCGATGAGAGAGAGCAGGCAGGCACGAGCCAGATACCAGCAAGGTGAAGTGGCAGATGAGAAACTGGTCCCAGAGGGAGTTGAGGCCCTTGTTCCTTATACAGGTCCTATCGCAAATACCATTGTCCAATTGGTCGGAGGATTGCGCAGTGGCATGGGCATGGCTGGCGCAGCGAATCTTGAGCAGTTGAGGGATCAGGTCACTTTCAGGAAGATGACCGGCGCTGGTCATCTGGAGTCTCATGTGCATGATGTCAAGGTGGTCAATGACCCGCCGAATTATCATAAACCTGGTTCGAGCTGA
- a CDS encoding IMP cyclohydrolase, which yields MDRRLQKDYTTRMEEHFPDSMTITLGDKVLRFEKATWKVPDSDGTLVESGLRYGENPGQQAAMYRLLNGNLIIGDVETIQPGRWLASDAELLQSGKHPGKINITDADNAMNILRYFSGEPVVAIMKHNNPCGVAIGTSLVDAYVKADCADRLAAFGGAIALNLPVDMATAEAIASRYAEVVVAPEYEGGVMSVLGTKKNLRVMRISNMSALKDWVGVPVLDFKSLIDGGLIVQTSYVPQARTLEDIKALPLGYHQRKGELFKVQREPTENEFRDMLFGWLVESGVSSNSVIYVKDGVTVGIGTGEQDRVGAAEIARDKAYSKLTDIMVYEALGLSYNELLYRVKTRYASPKDLKTLKEIKWTVQDVHGGLVGAIMVSDAFFPFRDGIDVGLEEGVTAVIQPGGSVNDWQVIEACNEKNATMVFTGQRSFKH from the coding sequence ATGGATAGAAGATTGCAGAAGGATTATACGACAAGGATGGAGGAACATTTCCCGGATTCGATGACCATCACTCTGGGGGATAAGGTGTTGAGATTTGAGAAGGCCACTTGGAAAGTGCCTGACAGCGACGGCACATTGGTCGAGAGCGGCTTGCGTTATGGTGAGAATCCTGGTCAGCAGGCTGCAATGTATAGGCTACTCAATGGTAACCTGATAATTGGTGATGTGGAGACGATCCAGCCTGGTCGCTGGCTTGCTTCTGATGCTGAGCTCCTTCAGTCTGGCAAGCATCCTGGTAAGATCAATATCACAGATGCAGATAATGCGATGAATATACTCAGATATTTCTCAGGTGAGCCTGTTGTTGCAATTATGAAGCATAATAATCCTTGCGGTGTTGCTATCGGAACAAGCCTTGTAGATGCTTATGTCAAGGCAGATTGTGCAGACCGTCTGGCTGCTTTTGGTGGTGCCATTGCTTTGAATCTTCCTGTCGATATGGCGACTGCAGAGGCCATCGCATCACGGTATGCTGAGGTTGTTGTCGCTCCTGAGTATGAGGGTGGTGTCATGAGTGTATTGGGCACGAAGAAGAATTTGAGGGTCATGCGTATCAGTAACATGAGTGCACTTAAGGATTGGGTAGGGGTCCCAGTGCTTGATTTCAAGAGCCTCATAGATGGTGGCTTGATTGTACAGACATCTTACGTCCCGCAGGCAAGAACTCTTGAGGATATTAAAGCACTTCCTTTAGGATATCATCAAAGGAAAGGGGAGTTGTTTAAGGTTCAAAGAGAGCCCACTGAGAACGAGTTCAGGGACATGTTGTTTGGGTGGCTTGTGGAGTCAGGGGTCTCATCGAATTCTGTCATCTATGTCAAGGATGGAGTTACAGTAGGCATAGGCACTGGTGAGCAGGATAGGGTTGGAGCAGCTGAGATTGCCAGGGATAAAGCTTATTCTAAACTGACAGATATAATGGTATACGAAGCTCTTGGTTTGTCCTATAATGAGTTGCTATATCGGGTGAAGACCAGATATGCCTCCCCGAAGGATCTCAAGACTCTGAAAGAGATAAAGTGGACAGTCCAAGATGTCCATGGAGGTCTTGTTGGAGCGATAATGGTGAGCGATGCATTCTTCCCTTTTAGGGATGGCATCGATGTAGGACTTGAAGAGGGAGTCACTGCAGTCATCCAGCCAGGAGGCAGCGTGAATGATTGGCAGGTCATCGAGGCCTGCAATGAGAAGAATGCTACGATGGTATTCACTGGCCAGCGAAGTTTCAAGCACTAG
- a CDS encoding adenylosuccinate lyase, producing MANLNVLSDRYATDEMNSIWSDLEKTRRERRFWVEILKAEKQMGVDIPSPIIEAYESAIDVDNRDAIREMEAELRHDIKAKIQGFSGAAGVNGYIHRPLTSRDLTDNVEQWQIMDAAKLVFGKYVAILAAMDKKADAYANICLTARTHLQPAQLTLLGRRFSMWEEELLEHLAPFEDFIRDYPMRGIKGPVGTQFDLLTLLGSSDKVDQMEAMVAESLGFSRVLHSTGQVYPRSLDYSLLAHLSQVASSVENFANNMRLMASSELVTEGFKEGQVGSSAMPHKMNTRTSERVWGFAELLKMYADGGSRLSGAQLAEGDVSCSVVRRVILPDAFYASDGLCEAALTVFKEMGAYPAIISAEADRYLPFLATTEILNLAQTYGIDRETAHEVIKKHSIAAALGMRKSGTPPDLSSDLAVDPIFAGAGISKSVLENLLQDREHFVGLALQQIGMVHDFAVPFFERYPTQAAYQPKDIL from the coding sequence ATGGCTAATCTAAATGTTTTGTCAGATCGTTATGCTACAGATGAGATGAATTCTATTTGGTCAGATTTGGAGAAGACAAGGAGGGAAAGGAGGTTCTGGGTTGAGATTCTCAAGGCTGAGAAGCAGATGGGCGTTGATATACCTTCTCCGATAATCGAAGCATACGAATCAGCGATTGATGTTGATAACCGTGATGCTATTAGGGAAATGGAGGCAGAGCTTAGGCATGATATCAAGGCGAAAATCCAGGGTTTTTCAGGTGCTGCAGGTGTAAATGGTTACATCCATAGGCCGCTCACAAGCAGGGATTTGACTGATAATGTTGAGCAATGGCAGATCATGGATGCTGCTAAGCTGGTCTTCGGAAAATATGTTGCGATTCTTGCTGCCATGGACAAGAAGGCTGACGCGTATGCTAACATTTGCCTTACAGCAAGGACTCATCTCCAGCCTGCTCAGCTCACTCTTTTGGGAAGACGATTCTCGATGTGGGAAGAGGAGCTTCTTGAGCACCTTGCTCCTTTTGAGGATTTCATCAGGGATTATCCGATGCGTGGCATCAAAGGTCCGGTAGGAACCCAGTTTGATCTATTGACCCTGTTAGGCAGCAGCGATAAGGTTGACCAGATGGAAGCAATGGTTGCTGAGAGTCTTGGTTTCTCCAGGGTATTACATTCTACAGGTCAGGTATATCCTCGTTCTCTTGACTATTCCCTCCTTGCTCATCTTTCCCAGGTCGCTTCTTCTGTCGAGAACTTCGCAAATAACATGAGGCTCATGGCAAGCAGTGAATTGGTCACTGAGGGTTTCAAGGAAGGTCAGGTGGGTTCAAGTGCTATGCCTCACAAGATGAACACAAGGACCTCTGAGAGGGTCTGGGGTTTTGCCGAGCTTCTCAAGATGTATGCTGACGGAGGTTCGAGGCTTTCAGGTGCTCAGCTTGCAGAGGGTGATGTTTCCTGTTCTGTTGTGAGAAGGGTAATACTACCTGATGCCTTCTATGCTTCTGACGGTCTTTGCGAGGCTGCTTTGACAGTCTTCAAGGAGATGGGTGCTTATCCTGCGATTATCTCGGCTGAGGCTGATCGTTATCTTCCGTTCTTGGCCACGACTGAGATATTGAATCTCGCGCAGACATATGGTATCGATAGGGAGACTGCTCATGAGGTCATCAAGAAGCATTCTATTGCAGCAGCTCTTGGCATGAGGAAGTCTGGAACTCCTCCTGATCTCTCAAGTGATCTTGCTGTTGATCCAATTTTTGCAGGGGCTGGAATATCAAAGTCTGTCTTGGAGAACCTTCTTCAGGACAGGGAGCATTTTGTCGGGTTGGCTCTGCAGCAGATCGGAATGGTTCATGATTTTGCAGTTCCTTTTTTCGAGAGGTATCCGACTCAGGCCGCGTACCAGCCGAAAGATATTTTATGA
- a CDS encoding 50S ribosome-binding GTPase: MNFQGLSKIEKYQFYLDVAVKRANKKAAAARLSKKRLDPLKKSKDIEREKLDEIKRSLVESLDMILRSFPSFDQLDEFYQELVRITLDYVALKKSLGSLNWAAGKIEEIHKIYIKKITGCRVIQDVNRFRQQFMGRISSILRQVSENLDYLEECRKIMREYPTIKTSLFTVAISGFPNVGKSTLLSRITTSRPEINTYAFTTKSLNLGYDMINHRRVQFIDTPGTLNRVDKMNNIEKQAYLAIKYVVHAIVFVFDLTESYPLADQHKLLMRMKGFDKPLLIYLSKTDLLHSGKVKDFVRGSDVRVVTSVADLRKEISRMKEVI, from the coding sequence ATGAATTTTCAAGGGCTTTCCAAGATTGAGAAGTACCAGTTCTATCTAGATGTTGCTGTTAAAAGGGCGAACAAGAAGGCAGCAGCAGCAAGATTGTCCAAGAAGAGGCTTGATCCCCTGAAGAAGTCAAAGGACATAGAGCGGGAGAAGCTTGACGAGATCAAGAGGTCTCTTGTTGAATCCCTGGATATGATCCTCAGGTCTTTCCCTTCATTCGATCAGCTTGATGAGTTCTATCAGGAGCTCGTCAGGATAACCCTTGATTATGTCGCACTGAAGAAATCTCTGGGTTCTCTCAACTGGGCAGCTGGAAAGATAGAGGAGATACACAAGATCTACATCAAGAAGATAACTGGGTGCAGGGTCATCCAGGATGTCAACAGGTTCAGGCAGCAGTTCATGGGCAGGATATCATCCATCCTCAGGCAGGTCTCTGAGAATCTTGATTATCTTGAGGAGTGCAGGAAGATAATGAGGGAATATCCGACGATCAAGACCTCTCTCTTCACTGTCGCCATCTCCGGATTCCCGAATGTCGGGAAGTCCACTCTCCTTTCGAGGATCACAACAAGCAGGCCTGAGATAAACACATATGCCTTCACCACAAAATCACTTAATCTTGGCTATGACATGATCAACCATCGCAGGGTCCAGTTCATCGACACCCCTGGGACTCTGAACCGTGTCGATAAGATGAATAATATCGAGAAGCAGGCTTATCTTGCGATCAAATATGTCGTCCATGCGATTGTCTTTGTCTTTGATCTCACTGAGAGCTACCCTCTTGCGGATCAGCATAAGCTGCTCATGAGGATGAAAGGCTTTGATAAGCCGTTATTGATATACCTTTCCAAGACAGACCTCCTGCATTCTGGAAAGGTGAAGGATTTTGTCAGGGGCAGTGATGTCAGGGTCGTCACGTCTGTAGCGGATCTGAGAAAAGAGATAAGTAGGATGAAAGAGGTTATCTGA
- a CDS encoding YkgJ family cysteine cluster protein, giving the protein MEKFDCSDCGQCCHIRNNVDLRDEDVGFLVSQAKKQGLFYLADPRSMTFPMTRDEKIVLEKGAEDRDIDLRIRPLKAFRRGDKIFIINYFMDHKVCPFFDEKNLLCTCYDKRPLACRAFPILSAKHCMLGDCPKKIRCDLSKEGRSVYGPSYDHAVEFDRRNEELSSMIRELQ; this is encoded by the coding sequence ATGGAGAAATTTGACTGCAGTGATTGCGGGCAGTGCTGCCATATCCGCAACAACGTTGATCTCAGGGATGAGGATGTGGGATTTCTCGTCAGCCAGGCAAAGAAGCAGGGCCTGTTCTATCTTGCTGATCCGAGGTCAATGACTTTTCCGATGACGAGGGATGAGAAGATTGTTCTTGAGAAAGGGGCTGAAGACAGGGATATTGATCTGAGGATACGCCCGCTCAAGGCATTCAGGAGGGGCGATAAGATTTTTATCATCAATTATTTCATGGACCATAAGGTCTGCCCTTTTTTCGATGAGAAGAATCTTCTTTGCACTTGTTATGACAAGCGCCCTCTTGCCTGCAGGGCTTTCCCGATATTGAGTGCAAAGCACTGCATGCTCGGGGACTGTCCCAAGAAGATAAGGTGTGACCTCAGCAAGGAAGGCAGGTCTGTCTACGGTCCATCTTATGATCATGCAGTTGAATTCGACAGGAGGAATGAGGAGCTCAGTTCGATGATAAGGGAGCTCCAATAA
- a CDS encoding YkgJ family cysteine cluster protein yields the protein MLTKKGFFCIRCGKCCRYSVTISILERWRIQKRFPGLRFWSPERHWWQSSIRMKDGRCVFLEEKNGLYSCRIFDIRPKICRQYPFFKVSEVKSCFPEDLGTTALKNPKF from the coding sequence ATGCTCACAAAAAAAGGATTCTTCTGCATAAGGTGCGGAAAGTGCTGCAGGTATTCAGTCACAATAAGCATACTTGAAAGATGGAGGATCCAGAAAAGATTTCCGGGCTTAAGGTTCTGGTCACCTGAAAGGCACTGGTGGCAGAGCAGCATCAGGATGAAAGACGGGAGATGCGTGTTCCTTGAAGAGAAAAACGGGCTCTATTCCTGCAGGATATTCGATATCAGGCCGAAGATATGCAGACAGTACCCATTTTTTAAAGTCAGCGAAGTCAAGTCATGCTTCCCTGAGGATTTGGGCACTACAGCCCTTAAAAACCCTAAATTCTGA
- a CDS encoding 30S ribosomal protein S6e — MADYKLVISDPKTGKSYQKEAKEPDSKSLSGLQIGDKVKGETIDMAGYEFEITGGSDFAGFPMRKDVKGILRKKILAVKGTGLAQKDKGIRVKKLVAGNTISEKTAQINLKVIKYGKEPLEPKEEKAEEKKEPAEKAEETK; from the coding sequence ATGGCAGATTATAAACTAGTCATAAGCGATCCAAAGACAGGCAAAAGCTACCAGAAGGAAGCCAAAGAACCAGATTCCAAATCATTATCTGGCCTGCAGATCGGGGACAAAGTTAAAGGAGAAACAATAGACATGGCAGGATATGAGTTCGAGATCACAGGCGGAAGCGACTTCGCCGGATTCCCGATGAGAAAAGATGTGAAAGGCATCCTACGAAAGAAGATCCTCGCAGTGAAAGGGACAGGGCTGGCACAGAAAGACAAAGGGATAAGGGTAAAAAAACTTGTGGCAGGGAACACAATAAGCGAAAAGACAGCACAGATAAACCTAAAGGTCATAAAGTACGGAAAAGAGCCTCTTGAGCCGAAAGAGGAAAAAGCAGAAGAGAAGAAAGAGCCTGCAGAAAAAGCAGAGGAGACGAAGTAA